In the Arthrobacter sp. Soc17.1.1.1 genome, ACCGTGCGTGGCGTACCTCGGGTCCGTGGCGAGCCCGGGCTGCCCGATCGCCGCGGCGAGCCGTGCGAACACGGTGTCCTGGTTCGCCGCGATCAGCACCCACTTGCCGTCCCGCGTGGGGTACACGTTGCTCGGCGCGACATTGGGGAGGATCGCCCCGGTCCGCTCGCGCTGGTACCCCGAGATCTGCCACTCGGGCACCAGGGACTCCATGACGCCGAGGACCGCCTCGTAGATCGCCGAATCCACCACCTGCCCGCGCCCGCTCACCTCGCGCTCGCGGACCGCGGCGAGCGCTCCGATGGTCGCGAAGAGGGCGGCGAGCGTGTCGCCGATCGAGATGCCCATGCGCGAGGGTGGCGTGGACGGATCGCCGACCACATAGCGCAGGCCACCCATGGCCTCGCCGATCGCGCCGTAGCCGGCACGCTGGGCGTAGGGGCCGTCCTGCCCGAACCCGGAGACGCGCACCATGATCAGGCCGGGATTCGCCTCCGCCAGCTCCCTGTAGCCGAGGCCCCAGCGTTCCATGGTCCCCGGCCGGAAGTTCTCGACCACGATGTCCGCGGTGCCGATGAGCTTCCGCGCGAGGTCCTGGCACTCGGCGTCGCGCAGGTTCAGGGTCACCGAGCGCTTGTTCCGCCCCACCACGGACCACCACAGGGACTGCCCCTGCGGCAGCTGCCGGCCCCACTGGCGCAGCGGGTCGCCTGTGGCCGGGTCCTCGATCTTCACGACGTCGGCGCCGAGGTCACCGAGGAGCTGGCCGCAGAACGGGCCCGCCAGCAACTGGCCCATCTCCACCACGCGGAGGCCGGTGAGGGAGCCCGCTGCAGGAGTGTCGGCAGGCGGGCCGGCGGAAGGGTCGGCGGGAGTATCGCTGGCAGTCATCGGCAGGCCTCCGGGCGTCTGATCAGCCCGGGCGGAGCGCCCGAACGTATACAACTTTGCACCGGAACCGGGGCGAGTCAAGGAGCGGGCGCGGTATTTGAAACCAGTTGTATGCAATTCATTGACGCATCGAGCGGTCGCCCCTACGCTGACTGGCACGGAGGCCTGCAGCGAGGCGGCATGCCGGCACGACCAACCCCCTGAGGAGACCTGATGGCGTTTCGGCTCGGCGTAGACGTGGGCGGCACGTTCACGGACATCCTCCTCATCAACGAGGCCACCGGCGAGACCCACCGGTACAAGACGGCGTCCACCCCGGAGGACCAGTCCATCGGCGTCCTGCACGGGATCGAGCAGGCCTGCAGGGCCGCCGGCGTGCCGATGTCGGAGGTCACCGAGGTCCTCCACGGCACCACCGTGGCCACCAACGCGATCCTCGAGCACAAGGGCGCCCGCGTGGGTCTCGTGACCACGAAGGGATTCCGGCAGGTGCTCCAGATCGCCCGGTCGTTCGTCCCCGGCGGGCTGGCAGGGTGGATCATCTGGCCCAAGCCGGAGCCGCTCGCCGATCTCGAGGATACGGTGGAGGTCGCCGAGCGCGTCACCACGAGCGGTGAGGTGCGCATAGCGCTCGACGACGACGACGTCCGCACGCAGCTCCGCCGCCTGAGGAAACGCGGCATCGAGGCCCTGAGCATCAGCCTCATCAACTCCTACGCCAACGGGGAGCATGAGGCACGCATCGCCGACCTCGCCGCGGAGGAACTGCCCGGCGTGCCCGTCTCCCGCTCGTCCGTCGTGCTGCCCGAACTGCGCGAGTACGAACGCACCATCACCACGGTGGCCAACGCCTACGTGCAGGGTCAGGTCTCCCGCTACGTCGGCAACCTCGAGGACAAGCTGGGTGCCGCCGGCATCGAGGGCCACCTGTCCATCCTCAGGAGCGACGGCGGACTCGTCTCCGGCAAGGTCGCCGCGGACAACCCCGTGTCCCTGCTGCTCTCCGGGCCGGCGGGTGGTGTGACGGGTGCCGTCTGGGCCGCCGAGCAGGCCGGCTTCAAGAACCTGCTCACCTTCGACATGGGCGGCACGTCCACGGACGTCGCCCTCGTGCAGGACCTGACGCCGCGCATCGGCCGCGAGACGACTGTCGGCGACCTCACGGTCCGTGCCACGTCGGTGGACGTCCGGACCGTCGGGGCAGGCGGCGGGTCGATCGCGCACGTCCCGCAGCTCACCGGCGCCCTGCGCGTCGGGCCGCAGTCGGCGGGTGCGGTGCCCGGCCCGGCGTCGTACGCCAAGGGCGGCAGCGAGCCGACGGTCACGGACGCCAACGTGGTGCTCGGCTTCCTGCCGTCGCAGCTGGCAGGTGGCGAGATCGGCCTCGACATCGAGGCCGCCGCCACCGCGGTGAAGACCATCGCCGAGGCGATCGGGCTGGACGGCGTGGAGGCCGCGGCCGAGGGCATCATCGACATCGTCAACGAGAACATCTATGGCGCGCTGAAGCTCGTCTCCACGCAGCAGGGGTTCGATCCGCGCGACTTCGCCCTCGTGGCGTTCGGCGGGGCCGGTCCGCTGCATGCCAACGCGCTCGGCAAGCTGACGGGCGCCTGGCCCGTGATCATCCCGCCGTCGCCCGGTGTGCTCTGCGCCTACGGGGATGCGACCACGAGCCTGCGCGACGAGTCGGCCCGCACCCTCGTGCGACGCTTCAGCGAACTCGACGACGCCCACGTGCGGACCGTCCTCGAGGAGCTGGCCCTCACCGCGAAGGAGTCGCTCCTGGCCGCGGGTCTGCACGAGGAGGACCTGACGGTCACCTACTCCGCGGACCTCCGCTACCACGGGCAGGGCTTCGAGATCCCCATCACCGTCGACCTGCGGACCTTCGCCGGGAGCGGCGGCGACGTCGGACTGACCGCCCTGCGCGCATCCTTCGACGCCGAGCACGAGCGGCTCTTCGCCTTTCTGCTCGACAACGAGCACGAGTTCGTCACCGCGAGGGCCACCGTGAGCGGACCCCGCCCGCAGGTCGCCTCCGTGACCCTGGACGCCGGCCCCGCCGATCCGCTGCCCGCCCTGCGCAGCACGCACGTGATCTTCGTCGGCGGGCAGCACCAGGAGGCGTCCATCTACGACCGGCACCTGCTGAGGGCCGGCAACGTGATCACGGGCCCCGCCGTCGTCGCCGAGATGGACTCCACCACCCTCGTGCTGCCCGGACACACGGCCACGGTGCACCACCACGGCAGCCTGCTGATCAGGCCGATCGAGAACGACACCGCTTCCAGCCCGACGAGTGAGGACTGACCCATGGCACAGCTGATCGAGACCTCCACCTCGCCCCTGACCGCGGTGGACGTGGACGTGGTGACGCTCGACCTCATCGAGAACGCCCTGCGCAGCGCCCGCTACGAGATGGACGAGACGCTGTTCCGCACGGCACTCTCCCCGGGCATCCGTGAGCAGCACGACGAGTTCCCGCTCATCGCCGATCCCGAGGGCAAGATGATCGTCGGGCAGTTCGGGCTCTCCATCCCGGACTTCCTGGCGAACTTCAGCGGCACCATCGAGGAGGGGGACGTCCTCATGACGTCGGACCCCTACTCGTGCGGCGCCGCGATCAGCCATGCGAACGACTGGCTCGTGGTGATGCCCATCTTCTTCGAAGGGCGCATCGTGGGCTGGGCGTCGCAGTTCGGGCACATGACCGACGTCGGCGGGAAGACACCGGCGTCCATGCCCACGGACGCCCGGACCATCTTCGAGGAGGGCGTGATCATCCCGCCCTTCAAGCTGTACCGGAAAGGCGAGCGGGACGACACCGCGCTCGGCATCATCCTCAACCAGGTGCGGAAGCCCGACTGGAACCGCGCCGACCTGAACGGGATCGTCGCCGCCTGCCGGACGGCGTCGCGCCGCGTGCAGGAGATGTGCGCGCGATTCGGCGTGGACACGTACACCTCGGCACTGAATGCCCTGCTGGACCGGAACTACCGCGCCATGAAGGTGCTGCTCGCGCTGGTGTTCGAGGAGGGCAAGCCGCTCTCCTTCACGGACTTCATCGACGACGACGGCCGCGGGTACGGCCCGTACGAACTGACGATGACCATCACGCGCACGGGCGACAAGGTGCTGATCGACCTCACCGGCAGCAGCCCGCAGGCGCAGGGGCCCATCAACTACTACATCAACGAGAACCTGATCAGGATGTTCTTCGGCATCTACATGATCACCGTCGCCGACCCGCAGATCCTCTGGAACGACGGCTTCTACCCGCTCGTGGACGTCGAGATCCCCGAGAACTCGTTCTGGAAGCCGGCCTACCCGGCGGCGCTCAACGGGCGGAACCACGGCATCGGCCGCCTGTTCGACCTCTTCGGCGGTCTCCTCGGCCAGGCGAACCCGGACCTGCTCAACGCCGCCGGGTTCTCCTCCTCACCGCACTTCATGTACTCCGGGAACTACAGCGCCGGCGAGCGCAAGGGAGAGTGGTTCCAGCTGTACTCGATCGGCTTCGGCGGGATCCCCGGGCGCCCCGTGGGCGACGGCCCCGACGGCCACTCGCTGTGGCCCTCCTTCGTCAACATCCCGTGCGAGTACCTGGAGAGCTACTACCCGCTGATCATCGACCGCTGGGAGACCATCCCGGACACCGGCGGCGCGGGCCTGCACCGCGGCGGCAACGGCGTGGATGTCGCCTACCGGTTCCTGGAGGCCGGCACCATCGCCATCCACGACGACCGCTGGCTCACCTACCCGTGGGGCGTGAAGGGCGGCGAACCGGGGGCTCGGGGCACCAAGTGGATCGACCGGGCCGACGGCACCCGTGAGGTCCTGGCCTCCAAGGTGCACGACGTCGCCGTCGGCCGGGACGACGTCCTGCACTTCGTGACGTGGGGTGGCGGCGGCTGGGGTGATCCGCTCGCCCGTGACCCGGAGCTCGTGTGCAGGGAGGTGCGGCGCGGGCTCGTCACGCAGGCGGGAGCGCGGACCTACGGCGTGGTGTGCGACGACGACGGCGACCTCGACGCCGCAGCCACCGAGACGCTGCGTGCCTCGCTGCGGGAAGGGCGCGAGGAGCCCCTGCCGCTGTTCAACCGCGGCGACTCGATGGAGAACCTGCTGGCCAACAGCCTCGCCGAGACCGGGCGGCCGGCCCCCACGCCTCCGCTGGCGGTCTAGTGGCGTTCTCGTCGGGCTTCGACGGGACACTGACGCCCGGCCCGCGTCCGGCCGTGATCGCGGTCGATCTGATGCGGGCCTACTTCGATGCGTCCAGTCCGCTGTGCCTGCCGTCGGCCGACTGCCTGCACGGGGCCGCCGCTGTCCTGGCAGCGGCCCGGGCCGCCGGTCACCCTGTGTTCCACACGGCGGTCCGGTTCGACGACGAGGCGCACGGCGGGGTGTTCCTGCGGAAGGTGCCGGCGCTGCGCCTGCTCGTCAGCGAATCGCCGGGCGCGATTCCGCCGCTGGGCGAGCTGATGCCTGACGTCGCGCCCCTCGAAGGTGAGACGGTCCTCGTCAAGCAGTCCGCGAGCGCGTTCTTCGGCACCGGACTGGCCGCCCTGCTGCGCGGGGCCGGCGTGGACACGGTGGTCATCGTCGGCGTCAGCACCAGCGGGTGCGTGCGGGCGACGGCGGTCGACGCGATCCAGCACGGCTTCGTGCCCCTCGTGGTGCGGGACGCCGTGGGGGACCGGGACGAATCCGTGCAGCAGGCATCGCTCTACGATCTGCAGGCCAAGTACGCCGAGGTCGTGGACGGGGCAGAGCTCAGCTGGTGAGTGCGCGCTCGCCGGGAGCTGAGCAGTCAGGCGCCAACCGGTTGACGGCTCAGCGCGCGGCGGCGATCGGATGGAGGTCGGTCGCCTCCAGCATCACGGACTCGATGCTCGCGGTCAGCGGCCCGTCCGTCTCCGAGGCGGACTTCGCGTCGATCCAGCGCTGGTCCGTGCCGAACGCCTTCCAGTTCGCCGCCGGATCGCCGTCGTGCTCGAGGAGGTAGACGAGCACGTCGGGGGAGCCGACGGGCATCCAGTAGCCCAGGCTCTTCATG is a window encoding:
- a CDS encoding CaiB/BaiF CoA transferase family protein, yielding MTASDTPADPSAGPPADTPAAGSLTGLRVVEMGQLLAGPFCGQLLGDLGADVVKIEDPATGDPLRQWGRQLPQGQSLWWSVVGRNKRSVTLNLRDAECQDLARKLIGTADIVVENFRPGTMERWGLGYRELAEANPGLIMVRVSGFGQDGPYAQRAGYGAIGEAMGGLRYVVGDPSTPPSRMGISIGDTLAALFATIGALAAVREREVSGRGQVVDSAIYEAVLGVMESLVPEWQISGYQRERTGAILPNVAPSNVYPTRDGKWVLIAANQDTVFARLAAAIGQPGLATDPRYATHGARGERQEELDALIGAYTSEQDAAALEASLEEHGVPAGKIFRPVDMLADPQYLARESITEVQHPVLGAVSQQNVFPRLSRTTGSIRWPGPSLGAHTAEVLAEVGVDDGALASLRGRGLA
- a CDS encoding hydantoinase/oxoprolinase family protein, giving the protein MAFRLGVDVGGTFTDILLINEATGETHRYKTASTPEDQSIGVLHGIEQACRAAGVPMSEVTEVLHGTTVATNAILEHKGARVGLVTTKGFRQVLQIARSFVPGGLAGWIIWPKPEPLADLEDTVEVAERVTTSGEVRIALDDDDVRTQLRRLRKRGIEALSISLINSYANGEHEARIADLAAEELPGVPVSRSSVVLPELREYERTITTVANAYVQGQVSRYVGNLEDKLGAAGIEGHLSILRSDGGLVSGKVAADNPVSLLLSGPAGGVTGAVWAAEQAGFKNLLTFDMGGTSTDVALVQDLTPRIGRETTVGDLTVRATSVDVRTVGAGGGSIAHVPQLTGALRVGPQSAGAVPGPASYAKGGSEPTVTDANVVLGFLPSQLAGGEIGLDIEAAATAVKTIAEAIGLDGVEAAAEGIIDIVNENIYGALKLVSTQQGFDPRDFALVAFGGAGPLHANALGKLTGAWPVIIPPSPGVLCAYGDATTSLRDESARTLVRRFSELDDAHVRTVLEELALTAKESLLAAGLHEEDLTVTYSADLRYHGQGFEIPITVDLRTFAGSGGDVGLTALRASFDAEHERLFAFLLDNEHEFVTARATVSGPRPQVASVTLDAGPADPLPALRSTHVIFVGGQHQEASIYDRHLLRAGNVITGPAVVAEMDSTTLVLPGHTATVHHHGSLLIRPIENDTASSPTSED
- a CDS encoding hydantoinase B/oxoprolinase family protein, which translates into the protein MAQLIETSTSPLTAVDVDVVTLDLIENALRSARYEMDETLFRTALSPGIREQHDEFPLIADPEGKMIVGQFGLSIPDFLANFSGTIEEGDVLMTSDPYSCGAAISHANDWLVVMPIFFEGRIVGWASQFGHMTDVGGKTPASMPTDARTIFEEGVIIPPFKLYRKGERDDTALGIILNQVRKPDWNRADLNGIVAACRTASRRVQEMCARFGVDTYTSALNALLDRNYRAMKVLLALVFEEGKPLSFTDFIDDDGRGYGPYELTMTITRTGDKVLIDLTGSSPQAQGPINYYINENLIRMFFGIYMITVADPQILWNDGFYPLVDVEIPENSFWKPAYPAALNGRNHGIGRLFDLFGGLLGQANPDLLNAAGFSSSPHFMYSGNYSAGERKGEWFQLYSIGFGGIPGRPVGDGPDGHSLWPSFVNIPCEYLESYYPLIIDRWETIPDTGGAGLHRGGNGVDVAYRFLEAGTIAIHDDRWLTYPWGVKGGEPGARGTKWIDRADGTREVLASKVHDVAVGRDDVLHFVTWGGGGWGDPLARDPELVCREVRRGLVTQAGARTYGVVCDDDGDLDAAATETLRASLREGREEPLPLFNRGDSMENLLANSLAETGRPAPTPPLAV
- a CDS encoding isochorismatase family protein, whose protein sequence is MAFSSGFDGTLTPGPRPAVIAVDLMRAYFDASSPLCLPSADCLHGAAAVLAAARAAGHPVFHTAVRFDDEAHGGVFLRKVPALRLLVSESPGAIPPLGELMPDVAPLEGETVLVKQSASAFFGTGLAALLRGAGVDTVVIVGVSTSGCVRATAVDAIQHGFVPLVVRDAVGDRDESVQQASLYDLQAKYAEVVDGAELSW
- a CDS encoding NIPSNAP family protein; protein product: MTYELRTYTASPGRMDALMRRFRDSTIDLFIEHNMKSLGYWMPVGSPDVLVYLLEHDGDPAANWKAFGTDQRWIDAKSASETDGPLTASIESVMLEATDLHPIAAAR